A genomic window from Methanocella sp. includes:
- a CDS encoding PAS domain S-box protein, with protein MSLGFINLAELGEFTAAAVENDTVSFISAYQDGRVFTCNLAFCRLTGYSKQEISKMRWPEDFTIAEQCTRVMDIVNGMYCNEEHRKYELELVRKDGSQIPVDMYLHKFCDGAERLLCYYSFITDITEHKRLENDLKKSEAKYRELVENANSIILKMDTNGKIVFFNEFAQKFFRFELNEILDRNVMGTIVPITESSGRDLSKMIADIIIQPQCYINNENENMRSNGERVWVSWTNKAITDDQGNIIGVLCVGNDITALKNAETELKRSRDELEIRVKERTAELEKVNASLLNEIETRKHAEKETMESEEKFRTLVETSPTPIIFHRGMDIIYANPAAVDMSGYPVEKIEKMKLLEFIHPQFKELVKELDLAILRGENPPTSSELKLQTNIGEKWVKIVSTRVVYKGNPTILAVMEDITQYKQALTALNDSKEEAELYVDLMSHDISNINQIGMGNLELLKDMVKLNARGQEQLTTALQAFEKSSELIKNVKKLQKVKKGDLHLEKIDVGQVLDKVKNDYQTFPGRDITIHLESNGGCFVYADRLLYDVFSNIVDNSIKHSIGTVDIKISLSGMDIGDKKFYRVSIEDSGPGINLELKKRIFDRMYYEDGIMRGKGIGLYLVKTLVESFHGSLSVEDRIPGDHTKGAKFVITLPAI; from the coding sequence ATGAGCCTGGGATTTATAAATTTAGCGGAACTGGGGGAGTTCACTGCTGCTGCTGTTGAGAACGATACTGTGTCCTTCATTTCAGCCTATCAAGATGGCAGAGTTTTTACGTGTAACCTTGCATTTTGCCGGCTTACCGGTTATTCCAAGCAGGAAATAAGCAAAATGAGATGGCCCGAAGATTTTACGATTGCCGAACAATGCACTCGTGTAATGGATATCGTTAATGGAATGTATTGTAATGAGGAACATCGTAAGTATGAATTAGAGTTAGTAAGGAAGGACGGATCGCAGATTCCCGTGGATATGTATCTCCATAAGTTCTGCGATGGCGCTGAAAGGCTACTCTGCTATTATTCGTTCATCACGGACATCACCGAACATAAACGACTCGAAAACGATTTAAAAAAGAGCGAAGCGAAATACCGGGAGCTTGTGGAAAACGCAAATAGCATAATATTGAAAATGGATACAAATGGTAAGATCGTTTTTTTCAATGAGTTTGCCCAGAAATTTTTTAGATTTGAGCTAAATGAGATTCTCGATAGAAACGTAATGGGGACTATCGTGCCAATTACGGAGTCTTCGGGGCGTGACCTCTCAAAAATGATAGCGGATATCATCATTCAACCGCAGTGTTATATCAATAACGAGAACGAAAACATGCGCAGTAACGGCGAGCGAGTGTGGGTATCATGGACTAATAAAGCGATAACCGATGATCAGGGCAATATCATCGGGGTGCTCTGCGTCGGGAACGATATCACTGCCCTTAAAAACGCCGAAACCGAACTAAAACGGTCGAGGGATGAATTAGAGATACGGGTAAAGGAAAGGACGGCCGAGCTTGAAAAGGTTAACGCAAGCCTATTAAATGAAATTGAAACTCGAAAACACGCTGAAAAAGAGACCATGGAAAGCGAGGAAAAGTTCCGCACCCTGGTCGAAACCTCTCCCACACCGATAATTTTCCACCGCGGCATGGACATCATCTATGCGAATCCGGCAGCAGTGGATATGTCCGGATATCCTGTCGAAAAAATTGAAAAAATGAAATTATTGGAATTCATTCACCCCCAATTCAAAGAGCTTGTAAAGGAACTTGATCTGGCCATATTGCGAGGCGAGAATCCGCCCACCAGTTCTGAATTGAAGCTGCAAACTAATATAGGAGAAAAATGGGTGAAAATAGTTTCTACCAGGGTTGTGTATAAGGGTAACCCTACGATATTGGCTGTGATGGAGGACATAACACAATATAAGCAGGCCTTGACAGCGCTCAATGATTCAAAGGAAGAGGCCGAGCTATACGTTGACCTGATGAGCCACGATATAAGCAACATTAACCAGATCGGCATGGGAAACCTGGAATTGCTAAAAGATATGGTAAAACTGAATGCGCGAGGGCAAGAACAATTAACAACGGCTTTACAGGCATTTGAAAAGAGCTCCGAGCTTATTAAGAACGTAAAGAAGCTGCAAAAAGTGAAAAAGGGCGATCTACACTTAGAAAAGATCGATGTCGGACAAGTTCTCGATAAAGTCAAGAATGATTACCAGACATTTCCTGGCCGGGACATCACGATCCATCTGGAGTCAAACGGAGGATGTTTTGTCTATGCTGACAGGCTGCTCTACGATGTATTCTCGAACATAGTCGATAACTCGATAAAGCATTCCATCGGTACAGTCGATATAAAAATAAGTCTTTCCGGCATGGATATAGGTGATAAAAAATTTTATCGCGTATCCATCGAGGATAGCGGGCCTGGAATAAATCTAGAACTAAAAAAGAGAATATTCGATCGTATGTATTATGAAGACGGTATCATGAGGGGAAAAGGCATCGGATTATACCTGGTCAAGACACTGGTCGAAAGCTTCCACGGTAGCTTATCCGTGGAAGACCGCATACCAGGCGATCATACAAAGGGGGCTAAGTTCGTTATCACGCTGCCGGCTATTTGA